CGGGGACCCCCGAGCCACCGTGAGCGCGCTCGAAGGGGAGGGTGGTCGCTTTCCCGAACCGGTAGTTCTGGAGGCCGGTGAGCGAACTCGCGGCGGTCTGTGCGGTCGTGCCGTGGACGACGCGAGTGTCGATGCCCCGATCGTGGGCGCGCAGACGAAGGTCGACGTGGGTGGTCGAGATCATCGGGTCCCCGGCGGTCAGGAAGACGGCGTCGCCGTCGGCGGCGGCGTCGAGGATGGGGTCGGGGTCCTGCTCGACGCCCGCTCGGTCGCGGACCTCTATGTCGACGCCGTGGTGAGCTTCCAGGTCCGGGACGGAGGTGCCGACGAGTCTGGAGGTGTAGAACTCGGCGAACGCTCGGTCGGCTTCGCGGAGCCGGTCCCGGCCCGCGACGGTGATCGAGCGCTCGTCGTACAGTCCGAGGCCGACGAACGTGAGCATACACTCGCTCGGTCGGCGGGGCGGTTAAACGGCCCGACACGGAACCGAAGGCTTACCGCCCGCGGCCGCCGAGTCCGGAACATGTCGGTGCCATGCGTGCGTGTCGCCCGCGAGGATGGCGAGCGCGCCCGTCAGGACCTCGCGGCCGCCGAGCTGATCGACGACACCCACCAGATCGAACACGCCGACGGCTGGCTGTACATCCCCGTCGTCGATCCCGAGGCGGTCCCAGACGACTTCGAGGTAATCGATCACGACGCACCCGCACGCGAGACACAGACGATGCCGTCCGATCTCGTCGACTTCGACGCCGCCTACGAGCGGATCGGCGACGTTGCGATCGTCGACGAGGACGATAGCGAGCGCGCCCAGGATCTGGCCGACGCCATCGTCGCGTCCGCGTTGCCGGTCGAGACGGTCCTGAACCGCACCTCGAAGGTCAAGGGGGACCTCCGGGTCAGAGACTGGGCGGTGCTGGCCGGCGACGGGAACGCCACGGAGACCGTCCACCGCGAGTACGGCTGTGAGTTCGCGGTCGATCTCGCCGAGATGTACTTCTCGCCGCGGCTGGCGACCGAACGCCACCGCGTGGCCGAGCAGGTTCGAGAGGGCGAACGCGCCTTCGACATGTTCGCGGGCGTCGGTCCGTTCGTGATCCCCTTCGCCGAGCGCGGGGCCGAAGCCGTCGGCGTCGACCTCAACGGGGCGGCCATCGAGTACCTGCGGGAGAACGCCCGCCGAAACGGCGTCGAGGACCGTGTGACCGCGATCGAGGGGGACGTCCGAGACGTAGTCTCGGGCTCGTCACGAGTACAGCGAAGTGACGGTGTGCGCGACGTGGCCGGCGACTACGAGGGCTGGGCCGATCGGATCGTGATGAACTTGCCCCACAGCGCCGACGAGTTTCTGGACACGGCGGTCGCGCTGGCGAGCGACGAGGCGGTGATTCACTATTACGATATCCAGCACGAGGACGATCCCTTCGGACCTGGAGAGCGGGCGATCCGGGCCGCGGCGGAACCGGAGTACGACGTCACAGTGGAGACGCGCCACACCGTCCGGTCGTACGCGCCCCACGAACTCAACGTGGTGCTGGACGTACGGTTGTCGAGGGTGTGAGGGGCGGTGGCGTCCCTGTGGGACGATCCGATCCGCAACCCTTATTGCGGTTATGCGCCGACAAAGGAATGTAATCATCGGAGCGTCGGTGTCCTGCGGAGCAAGGCGACGCAGGGCTCGGGACGCGAACGAAGTGAGCGTGCCGGTGTAGCTCAGACTGGCAGAGCGATTCCTTCGTAAGGAATAGGCCGAGGGTTCAAATCCCTCCACCGGCTTTCTGCGACGAACGAACGTGCGGAGCGAATGCCACAGAGGGATTTGAATCAGGGAGGAGCTTTGCTCCGACCGTGGTTCACAATCCCCTCCACCGGCTTGCTGAATTTTCCCGATCGGCTCTACGCGTACCCCCGTTCCTCCAGTCGTTCACGGACGGAATCCGAGACGGATCGCTCGTCGTCCGCCACGGTCCGGATATCCAGATCGGTACGGAGTTCGTCCAGCCGTGCCCGCGGGTCGTCGTCGAACTCGCCCACGGTCTGGAATCCCTCGGTGTGGGTTTCGTAGGCGTAGGAGCCATCGGCGGCGACGAACCCGTAGAGGGGTGACTGCCGGCGTTCGAGCGCTTCGCGAGGGGCATCCCTGCGCTCGAACTGATCCTCCTGATCGGGGAGCGGACCGTGGTACTCGACGAGGCGGTCGACGGGCCGGGGGTCGTCGAGCAGGTTCTGGCCGCGTCCGTCGGCGTCGATCCCGGCGAGATCGGCGACGGTCCGGTGGACGTCGAGCAGGCTGACGACGCGGTTCTCTCGTCCCTCCAGTCCGGGGCCGCTGACGACCAGGGGGACTCGCGTCAACTCTGGGTGGAGGCCGAAGGAGTGCTCGACCATGCCGTACTCGCCGAACAGTTCCCCGTGGTCCGAGAGCGTGATGACGTAGTCGAAGGTCTCCCGGAGGTCGGCGAAGATCTCGCGGTAGATCTCCGAGAGCACCGCGACCGACCGCCGGTACGCCGAGCGAGCGCGGTCGAGGTCGACGGGGTCGTCGGAGAAGGCGTCGGCGGCAACCATCGTCACGGGGTCTTCACCGGGGGATGGTGGGTAGTACGGTGACTGGGCCTCCATCAGGTTTAGAAGGCAGAACTCCCGGTCGCCGAAGTCGGTCGCGCGCACGCGGTCGCGGACGGACGACGCGCCGCCGTCGGCCGGCGAGCGGGCGAAGAGGTCGTACCCCTCGCGGAGCGATCGGCGGGTGTCACAGTCCGCTCGCAGGCATTGCCAGACGGCGTCGAGATAGCGTCGGCGGCCCGTCGCGGAACCGTTCTCGACGGCCTGACCCCAGTCGAACGAGTCGGGGTGGTAGGCGTCGAGACTGGCGTAACCGACGAACTCGTCGAAGCCCCGGTCCCAGCCGTCGTACCGGTACAGGTCCGGGTTCGCGGTGAACGCACGCGTCCGGTAGCCCGCGGCCGAGAGTCGTTCGGCGAGTGTCGACTCCGGGCAACCGAGTTCGGGGGCGCGACTGTGGACGCCGATCTCCCCGGCGTAGCGGCCGGTCAACAGGCCGGCGTGCACCGGGACGGTCCAGTGAGAGGGTGCGAACGCGCTGGTGAACCGTCGGCCCGGGAGCCAGTCGAACGCCGTGGTGAACTCGTCGTACCGAAGCGATCCGAGAACGACGACGGCGACGTTGTCCATATCCCCGCGTCCCGGCGACGGCGTTTGGTTATACGTTCACTTCCGACCGACGGGAGGGTGGCGGTAGCCGGCCCGTACGGGGAGTCACCCGCGTGACGCTCGCTCGATGGGCCGAACTCGCGGGGCCACAACGGTGGCTTACCGTGGTCGTAGGGACTCGCTGTGGGTGGGTCGCTGTCAGGAACTCAGCGACTGGGGGAGTCGGTCGACGAGTGAGGAACCGGCCACCGCGGTGACAGGGTGGGTCCGTCCTGGCGGCCGGGACCGACGTTGTTCACCGAAACGCCCTCAACCCTTAACAGGACACTTATCCAAACAGTTGCTATGAGTGACGCCGACGTCGATCGGGTTCGGGTGCTACACGTCGACGACGACCCGGAAATCGTCGACCTGGCCGCGACTTTTCTCCGTCGAGAGGACGACCGCCTCGACGTGACGTCCGCGGAGACGGCCGACGAAGCACTCGAAAGCGTCCGGGCTGGCGACGTTCACTGTCTCGTCAGCGACTACCACCTCCCGGACATGGACTGCGACGAGTTCGTGGATGCCGTCCACGACGCCGATCCCGACCTGCCCTTTATCCTGTTCACCGGCCGGGACCGCGCGCGCATCGACGGTGCGATCGAATCCGCCATCACGGGCTACCTCCAGAAGGGATCGGGGACCGAGCGGTACGAGACCCTCGCCGACGAAATCCTCACGGCTGTCGGTCAGGGCGACCGTATCGACACCGACGGTGGATCGGAACCGTCGCGGCGATCCGAACTGGCCGACTTCGATCCGGGAGGACAGGGGACCGTCCTCGCGAACGCCCTCGACACCGTACGGGACGGCTTTTTCGTCCTCGACCGCGACCGGACCGTGGTCTACTGGAACGAGTCGATCCCCGGCGTGACCGGGTACGAGGACGCCGAACTCGACGGGATGGCCCCGACTGCCTTCTTCGCGCCCGGGGACCGCGAGCGGATCTCCGACGCCATCGACGAGGCCTTCGAGACCGGGCAGGCGACGATCGAGGCCGCCGTGCAGCGCCGGGACGGCGGCGAGGTCCCGGTCGAGTTCCGGGGCTCTCGGTTGACCGACGATACCGGCGAGACCGTCGGCGTCGCCGGTGTCGCCCGGGACATCTCCGATCGGATCGCCTACGAGCGCGAACTCGAACGGCAGAACGAACGCCTCGAAGAGCTGATCAGCGCGGTGTCACACGACCTTCGCAACCCCCTGAACGTCATCGCGGGACGCCTCCAGCTGGCTCGCGAGATGGACGACGCCGAGGAGCACTTCGACGCGGTCAGCCGCTCGACCGACCGCATGGAGACGCTGATCGACGATCTCGTCACGCTGGCCCGGAAAGGCAAGCCCGTCGAACGGACCGAATCCGTGGCGCTCCCGGACCTCGTCGCCCTCGTGTGGGAGGACCGCGACGCACCTGGAGCGACGATCAGCGTCGAGACCGACCGCCAGCTCCTGGCCGACCGTGACCGACTCCGCCGACTGCTCGAACAGGTGCTGGACAACGCGGTGACACACGGCGGTGACGACGTGACCGTCACCGTCGGCGACCTGGCCGACGGCTTCTACGTCGAGGACGACGGGCCGGGGATTCCAGAGGAGGACCGCGACCGCCTGCTCGAATACGGTGAGACGACCGACCACGAGGCCTCGGGGCTCGGGCTGGCGCTGACCCGTCGCGTCGCCGAGGCCCACGGCTGGTCGTTTCGGCTCGTAGCGGGTACGGACGGCGGGGCCCGCGTGGAGATAACTGGCGTCGGGGGCGAGTGACTCACTCCCGGTCGGTCACGTCCCGGAGGACGCCGACGGACCCCTGGAACTCGTCGTCGTCGGTGATGACGGCGAGATTAACCTCGTAACAGCGAACGTCGTCGTCGATGGTCTGTGTGGCGAACTCGAAGACGCCCCAGCGGCGGTCGCGGTCGTCGAGCAGGTCGGCGACCAGGTCCCGCCCTCGCTCCAGGTCGTCTTCGCGCATGAATCGGGAGACGTGGGCTCCCTCGACGAACTCCCGGTCGTACCCGGTGTGTTCGAGGAACGCCTCGTTGACCCAGGTGAGTCGCTCCTCGGGGTCGAGCAAGAACACGGGATCGCCGACGTTCTCGACGACGCGCCGGTACCCTTCGAGGTCCTGCTCGCGGCGCTTGCGGTCGTCGATGGCCCGGGTCGTGACGGCGAACCCGTTGACCAGCGGATCGTCGAGCAGGTTTCGACCGCGGGCCTCGACCCAGCGCCAGTCGCCGTCGGCGTCCTCGATACGGAACTCGGCGCGGGGCGGTCGGTCACCGTCGATGACACCGTCGTAGAACTCCTCGCGGAGCCGCCGCCAGTCGTCGGGATGGATCCGATCGTACGGGACACTGCCTGTCAGGTCCTCGGCTGTGTGTCCCAGGACCTCCTCCACAGTCTCGTTCTGGTAGGTGATCGCTGCCCCCGGGCGGACGACGCTGACCATGTCCGGGTTGGCTTCCAGCAGGCGCTGGGCCTGTCTGCCGCGGCGCTTCTCGTCCAGCGCCTCCCGGTACTCCAGACACTGCGTGACGACGTGGTCCGCGAGCGTTCCGGTCGGGTCCTCACCGTCGGTCGTCACGTAGTCGTCGATCCCCGCTGAGATGGCGTCGCTGGCCAGCGACTCGTCACCGTCCGCGGCGAAGAGCACGATCGGCAGATCCTCGTGTTTGGTGCGGACTGCATCGACGAACGCCACTGGATCGTAGTCGGCGTCGTCCGTGGGGACGACGCAGTCGAACGGCTCCTCCGTGTCGGCCAGCGGACTCCGCATCCGGGGATCGAGACGCTGCTCGGCCTCGGCGATCCGTTCCAGCCCGTCCTCGAACCCCGTCTCGACGACCACCTCCACCTCCCGATCGACGCGTTCGAATCCGGCCAGGATCCAGTCCGCCACCTCCTCGGTACCGCCGACGTAACACACTCTGAGCGGACCCCGTCCGACCTGTACCATTGATCGTCAACTGCGCACGTTTCGTGATAAGTGTTGGCAACACATCGAACTCCACTCGTAGTTTAAACTATCTATCTTTCACTCGTGGTTGTAATCCACACAGTCCGGGCTAGGGTGACGTGAGTGAATGGCGGGCAACAGGGTACGGACGAATTGCCGTCGGATAGCCGTTGCTTCGCTCCGTGCGCTCGTTCCGAAAAAACGAGAGCCGCTGTCTCAGACGCCGAACTCCGCGCCGACGTAGAGGACGACGACGAGGAAGACCCACACGACGTCGACGAAGTGCCAGTACATCGAGACCGTACTGACGGAGGTGTGGCGTTCCGCGGAGTACTGCCCCAGCAGCGCGCGGATGAACACGATGGACAACAGGATCGCACCCAGCGTCACGTGCAGGCCGTGCAGGCCGGTCAGTCCGAAGAAGGCACTGCCGAACACTGCACCCTGGAACTCCAGGCCGCGGTGGACGATGAACTCGTAGTACTCGAAGGCCTGGCCGCCGATGAAGATGATCCCGAGCAGCAGGGTCACACCCAACAGCCCGACGAACTGTTTGCGGTTGTCCTTCAGCAGGCCGGTGTGGGCGAAGTGCAGCGTGAAACTGCTCGCGATCAGGATCAGGGTGTTGGCGATCACCAGCGTCCCGAACAGCTCGGGGAGTTCACCCGGGGGCCACGTGCCGGCCCGGATGAAGAAGTAGTAGACGAAGCCGGCCCCGAAGGTGGCGATCTCCGTGCCGAGGAACAACAGCATCGCGAGCCGTAACGTGGAGTCGTCGTGTTCTTCCGTCCCGTGCTCCCAGAAGTTGACCACGAAGGCGTGGTAGAGCCAGCCGTACAGGCCACCGAGGAACATCACCGCGCTCGCGATGAAGACCCCGGGCCCGACCATCGAGCCGACGATCGGTTCCTCGGCCCGGCCCAGCACGTACAGCGCTGCGCCGATGTAGAACCCGCTCGCACCGAGGGCCGTGATGAACGGCCACCAGCTGGCTTCACCGAACCCGCGCGGCCAGTCCTCGACCGCTGGCAGGTGGTGACCGCCGTGGCCACCGTGGTCGTCCGAAGTTTCGTCTGCGACGCCCATATGTGAATGAGCGTTACGAGTCGACCGATAAAAACCTGCCCAACTCGTCGCCGCTGGATCCCACTCCCGTCGGTCGCTCGCCGCTCCGCGGCCCCGGACCCGTCCGATTCCGGAAGCTACTCCACCGGTCCATCCCAAGCGTCGACAGATGGTGAGTACGTCACTCCGTCGCCGCAGTGGGCACCTCCTCCTTGCGGTGCTGGCCGGCACCCTCTTCGTGGGGACGGCCGCGGCTCACGGTGGGAGCCTCGGGGCGGGCGGCCGGGAGTCGATTCAGGTTCCGACCTGGCTGTTCCTGCTCACCGGGGGCGGTGCGGTCGGTGCCTCCTTCCTGCTCGCCTCCTTCGTCACCGACCGGCTGTTCATCCGGGAGCTCCACGGCTGGGGTCGGGACGCCGTCGTTCCCGGTCGCCGGCTCCTCGTCGCTCTCGGTAAAATCGCCGGCCTCGCCGGCCTCGCGGCCGTCCTCGGAATCGGCTTTCTGGGTCCGGACGCCGCGCTGGCCAACCTCGGCCTGTTGCTGGTCTGGGTCGGCTGGTGGGCCGGATTCACCATGACCACCTACCTCGTCGGCAACACCTGGCCGATCCTCGATCCCTTCCGCACGCTGTCGAGTGCGCTCCCGACGCTCGACCGCGACTACCCCGAGCGATTCGGGGCCTGGCCAAGCGTCGTCGGCCTGCTCGCGCTGATCTGGCTCGAAGTCGTCAGTCCGCTGGCCGACGACCCCGGGCTGCTCGCGACGACCATCGTCGGCTACGGCGTCGTGACGCTGGCGGGCGCGTTCGTCTTCGGTCCCGACCGGTGGTTCACGACGGTCGACCCCGTGGCGCGCGTCTTCCGGTACTACGGCCGGGTCGCACCGCTGACTCGCGACGACGAGACCGGCACCCTCCGGCTCCGACTGCCCGGGAGCGCGCTCACGGACGCCCGCCTCGTCGACGGGCTCGACGAGGTCGGCTTCGTCGTCGCCCTCGTGTGGGTCACCACCTACGACGGACTGGTCGCGACACCGCTGTGGGCGGACTTCGCACCCGCCGTCGTCGATCTGGGTGTCCCGCCTGCGGTACTGTACCCCCTCGCTCTGGTCGTCGGCTACCTGGTCTTCTTCGGAGCCTACTGGCTGGCGGCCCGCGGTGCGCGCCGGCTGGCCGACTCCTACGTCACCCCGGCCGTGCTGGCCCGTCGGTTCGCGCCGCCGCTTCTGGCCATCGCCGCCGGCTACCACCTCGCGCACTACCTGGAGTATTTCCTCTCCCTGTTCCCGGCCGCCCTCGCCGTCGCGCCGACGCCACTCGCCGGGCCTGCCGCGGGGGAAGTCCCCATCGCGGTGATCCCGGGCTGGTTCGGCGCACTCAACCTCACCTTCGTCCTGCTGGGGCACCTGCTGGCGATCTGGGTCGCCCACGCCGCGGCCTTCGACCGCTTCCCCGGGCGACTCCAGGCCATCCGCAGCCAGTACACGTTCACCCTGGTGATGGTCTGTTACACCATGGTCAGTCTCTGGATCGTCTCACAACCGAGCGTCACTCCCCCGTTCCTATGACGACCGACAGCCAACGCCGACGAGCGAGCACCGCCGCCGAAACCGACCGGGACATCCCCGCGGAGTACGACCTGCCGCCAGACGCCGAGCCGGTGGTCTGTGCCCACTGCGGTGCGCCCTTCGCCGACGCCGAACTGCTGGCGCTCCACCGCGGTATCGACCACGCCGACGCCCTCGACGAGTCCGAACGCGACGCCTTCGAGGAGGCGTACGAGAGCGAAGAAAAGCGACTGCGAGTGTTCCGGCTGAAAGCCCTCGGCGCGCTCGTGCTCCTGTATTTCGGATTGGTGATGACCTACTCCGTGTTCGCCTAGTCGTCCCGCTCGACGACGAAGCGAGTGAACTCCGCGAGCTGTGTTTTCGGTTCGGGTTCCAGATCCAGTCCGTCGAGGGTGGCTCGGGCCCGGTCCGAGAGGGACAGGGCTCGCTCGCGGGCGTACTCGACGGCTCCAGTCGACTCGTAGAGCTCCAGTACCCACTCGATCTCCTCGTCGGTATTGTCGTCGGCCCAGAGGATCTCCTCGAGTCTGGCGGCGTCTTCGGGATCGGCGTTCTCGACCGCGTGGATGGCCATGAGCGTCTTCTTGCCCTCCCGGATGTCGTTGCCGAAGGCCTTGCCGAAGTCGCCCGCTCGATCCAGGGAGTGCTCGACATCGAGGATGTCGTCGCCGATCTGGAAGGCGATCGACATCCGCTCGGCGTAGTCGGCGACGGCGTCCTCGATTGCCCCGGGCTGGCCGGTGACGATGGCCGCCAGCCGCGCCACGATCCGCCCCAGACAGCCGGTCTTGCAGGCACACATCTCCAGATACTGCTGTTCGGTGATGTCGATCTCCCGCTGGTTGTGCCAGGTGATGTCCATCCCCTGTCCGAGATGCGTGCGATTGAGTTCGTACATCAACATCTCGTAGGCCGCAAGCCGCGTCTCGGCGTCGAGATCGCCAGGATCGTGGGTGATGACCTTCAGCGGGAGGAAGTACATCGCGTTGCCGGCGTTCAGCGCGATGTCGGTCCCGAACTCGCGGTGGATCGCCGGCTCGCCACGCCGCATCGATGCCCCGTCTTCCACGTCGTCGACGATGATCGTCCCGTTGTGGAGGATCTCGGGGATACAGGCGTAGGGCAGGTACTCTTCGG
This Halorientalis sp. IM1011 DNA region includes the following protein-coding sequences:
- a CDS encoding heme-copper oxidase subunit III → MGVADETSDDHGGHGGHHLPAVEDWPRGFGEASWWPFITALGASGFYIGAALYVLGRAEEPIVGSMVGPGVFIASAVMFLGGLYGWLYHAFVVNFWEHGTEEHDDSTLRLAMLLFLGTEIATFGAGFVYYFFIRAGTWPPGELPELFGTLVIANTLILIASSFTLHFAHTGLLKDNRKQFVGLLGVTLLLGIIFIGGQAFEYYEFIVHRGLEFQGAVFGSAFFGLTGLHGLHVTLGAILLSIVFIRALLGQYSAERHTSVSTVSMYWHFVDVVWVFLVVVLYVGAEFGV
- a CDS encoding sulfatase-like hydrolase/transferase gives rise to the protein MDNVAVVVLGSLRYDEFTTAFDWLPGRRFTSAFAPSHWTVPVHAGLLTGRYAGEIGVHSRAPELGCPESTLAERLSAAGYRTRAFTANPDLYRYDGWDRGFDEFVGYASLDAYHPDSFDWGQAVENGSATGRRRYLDAVWQCLRADCDTRRSLREGYDLFARSPADGGASSVRDRVRATDFGDREFCLLNLMEAQSPYYPPSPGEDPVTMVAADAFSDDPVDLDRARSAYRRSVAVLSEIYREIFADLRETFDYVITLSDHGELFGEYGMVEHSFGLHPELTRVPLVVSGPGLEGRENRVVSLLDVHRTVADLAGIDADGRGQNLLDDPRPVDRLVEYHGPLPDQEDQFERRDAPREALERRQSPLYGFVAADGSYAYETHTEGFQTVGEFDDDPRARLDELRTDLDIRTVADDERSVSDSVRERLEERGYA
- a CDS encoding PAS domain S-box protein, which produces MSDADVDRVRVLHVDDDPEIVDLAATFLRREDDRLDVTSAETADEALESVRAGDVHCLVSDYHLPDMDCDEFVDAVHDADPDLPFILFTGRDRARIDGAIESAITGYLQKGSGTERYETLADEILTAVGQGDRIDTDGGSEPSRRSELADFDPGGQGTVLANALDTVRDGFFVLDRDRTVVYWNESIPGVTGYEDAELDGMAPTAFFAPGDRERISDAIDEAFETGQATIEAAVQRRDGGEVPVEFRGSRLTDDTGETVGVAGVARDISDRIAYERELERQNERLEELISAVSHDLRNPLNVIAGRLQLAREMDDAEEHFDAVSRSTDRMETLIDDLVTLARKGKPVERTESVALPDLVALVWEDRDAPGATISVETDRQLLADRDRLRRLLEQVLDNAVTHGGDDVTVTVGDLADGFYVEDDGPGIPEEDRDRLLEYGETTDHEASGLGLALTRRVAEAHGWSFRLVAGTDGGARVEITGVGGE
- a CDS encoding class I SAM-dependent methyltransferase family protein, which gives rise to MSVPCVRVAREDGERARQDLAAAELIDDTHQIEHADGWLYIPVVDPEAVPDDFEVIDHDAPARETQTMPSDLVDFDAAYERIGDVAIVDEDDSERAQDLADAIVASALPVETVLNRTSKVKGDLRVRDWAVLAGDGNATETVHREYGCEFAVDLAEMYFSPRLATERHRVAEQVREGERAFDMFAGVGPFVIPFAERGAEAVGVDLNGAAIEYLRENARRNGVEDRVTAIEGDVRDVVSGSSRVQRSDGVRDVAGDYEGWADRIVMNLPHSADEFLDTAVALASDEAVIHYYDIQHEDDPFGPGERAIRAAAEPEYDVTVETRHTVRSYAPHELNVVLDVRLSRV
- a CDS encoding polyprenyl synthetase family protein, whose translation is MRDVLREWRPVVDEAIEELLPRVVDEAYLSEFFGPATHAYDPDAIQLALADPIWELLDRGGKRWRAVVFLLLVEAFDEEPEEYLPYACIPEILHNGTIIVDDVEDGASMRRGEPAIHREFGTDIALNAGNAMYFLPLKVITHDPGDLDAETRLAAYEMLMYELNRTHLGQGMDITWHNQREIDITEQQYLEMCACKTGCLGRIVARLAAIVTGQPGAIEDAVADYAERMSIAFQIGDDILDVEHSLDRAGDFGKAFGNDIREGKKTLMAIHAVENADPEDAARLEEILWADDNTDEEIEWVLELYESTGAVEYARERALSLSDRARATLDGLDLEPEPKTQLAEFTRFVVERDD
- a CDS encoding C2H2-type zinc finger protein, with the translated sequence MTTDSQRRRASTAAETDRDIPAEYDLPPDAEPVVCAHCGAPFADAELLALHRGIDHADALDESERDAFEEAYESEEKRLRVFRLKALGALVLLYFGLVMTYSVFA
- a CDS encoding PAS domain S-box protein yields the protein MVQVGRGPLRVCYVGGTEEVADWILAGFERVDREVEVVVETGFEDGLERIAEAEQRLDPRMRSPLADTEEPFDCVVPTDDADYDPVAFVDAVRTKHEDLPIVLFAADGDESLASDAISAGIDDYVTTDGEDPTGTLADHVVTQCLEYREALDEKRRGRQAQRLLEANPDMVSVVRPGAAITYQNETVEEVLGHTAEDLTGSVPYDRIHPDDWRRLREEFYDGVIDGDRPPRAEFRIEDADGDWRWVEARGRNLLDDPLVNGFAVTTRAIDDRKRREQDLEGYRRVVENVGDPVFLLDPEERLTWVNEAFLEHTGYDREFVEGAHVSRFMREDDLERGRDLVADLLDDRDRRWGVFEFATQTIDDDVRCYEVNLAVITDDDEFQGSVGVLRDVTDRE
- the dph5 gene encoding diphthine synthase, with protein sequence MLTFVGLGLYDERSITVAGRDRLREADRAFAEFYTSRLVGTSVPDLEAHHGVDIEVRDRAGVEQDPDPILDAAADGDAVFLTAGDPMISTTHVDLRLRAHDRGIDTRVVHGTTAQTAASSLTGLQNYRFGKATTLPFERAHGGSGVPDSVVETVADNADRGLHTLVYLDIKAADDEYMTADTAADLLADEYDERLAVAVCQAGSSDPTVVADDLSALADREFGAPLHLLVLPGDLHLLERDALVELADAPVDLVENWTV